A genome region from Chengkuizengella sp. SCS-71B includes the following:
- a CDS encoding helix-turn-helix transcriptional regulator: MESNEGYGEFIQKHRELSGYGSQRKLAIKSGISSATLSRIEKEIQRPTMNTLRTLSEYLKSTSYSELLEASGYLEGLEGEELNIVKDFFIKHNELDKLLNITINQLLSLGEFDQIKRIFNKYLSEELFEYEEKRKLAENNIMEFMDFTDPVEKTKENLLEEFNAIILSHKNSDSFKNEREFLDEISLSNEELIKKYKLTIDDHVLSEDEIKTMIALFRALKQKD; encoded by the coding sequence ATGGAAAGCAATGAGGGATACGGTGAATTTATTCAGAAGCATAGGGAATTAAGTGGATATGGCAGTCAAAGGAAACTCGCAATTAAATCCGGCATATCATCGGCAACTTTATCAAGAATTGAAAAAGAGATCCAAAGACCAACCATGAATACTCTTAGAACTTTATCTGAGTATTTAAAAAGTACTTCTTACAGTGAGCTATTAGAAGCATCAGGCTATTTAGAAGGACTAGAAGGGGAAGAACTAAATATAGTAAAAGACTTTTTTATTAAACATAATGAATTAGATAAATTATTAAATATTACTATTAATCAGTTATTAAGTTTAGGTGAATTTGATCAAATAAAAAGAATATTTAATAAATACCTCTCCGAGGAATTATTTGAATATGAAGAGAAGAGGAAATTAGCTGAAAATAATATCATGGAATTTATGGATTTTACTGATCCAGTGGAAAAAACTAAAGAGAATTTATTAGAGGAGTTCAATGCTATCATACTCTCACATAAAAACTCTGACTCTTTTAAAAATGAGAGAGAGTTTTTAGATGAAATCAGTTTATCGAATGAAGAATTAATAAAAAAATACAAACTTACAATTGATGATCATGTTCTATCCGAGGATGAAATAAAAACTATGATCGCTCTATTTCGTGCTTTAAAACAGAAAGATTAA
- a CDS encoding site-specific integrase — MKGHFYKPHCKCPGKKKKRCSCGATWSFMLDIGKDPVSGKRKQKKKGGFKTKTEAEAAAAILSAELSQGTFIEEKNITFEQFSKQWLAGYESTGKVKISTINHRKYQISILMPWFAKLKMKDITKKKYQDALNNLKKKYSDNTLAVTHCTGKMIFNKAVEMDIIKSDPTQFAHVPKVQKTVEELESEEETVKYLEKDELVKFLQTAKNTGSYKDYIIFKTLAYTGMRAGELCALKWKDINFESQQINITKTYYNPTNNTRKYYLLPPKTKSAVRKIDVEIGLLSEIDTHRRIQNKVKMKHRDIYDNEDFVFANSDKYPGYPEYPKNIRDRMKRILKLASLNTNLTPHSLRHTHTSLLAEAGVSLDIIIDRLGHKSDEITKNIYLHVTKPKKKEASQKFDELMGSL; from the coding sequence ATGAAAGGACATTTTTATAAACCTCACTGTAAGTGTCCAGGGAAAAAAAAGAAAAGATGCTCTTGTGGAGCCACATGGTCTTTTATGCTAGATATAGGTAAGGACCCTGTGTCAGGAAAAAGGAAACAAAAAAAGAAAGGTGGATTCAAAACAAAAACTGAAGCAGAAGCAGCAGCAGCAATCCTTTCTGCAGAATTATCCCAGGGTACATTTATAGAAGAAAAGAATATCACTTTTGAACAATTTTCTAAGCAATGGTTAGCGGGGTATGAGTCTACTGGTAAAGTCAAAATCAGTACAATCAATCATAGAAAGTATCAAATTAGCATATTAATGCCTTGGTTTGCTAAACTAAAAATGAAAGATATCACTAAGAAAAAATACCAAGATGCATTAAATAATCTGAAGAAAAAATATTCCGATAACACTCTAGCTGTAACACACTGTACAGGTAAAATGATTTTTAACAAGGCTGTAGAAATGGATATAATAAAATCAGATCCAACACAATTCGCCCACGTACCTAAAGTTCAAAAAACAGTTGAAGAGTTAGAGAGTGAAGAAGAAACAGTCAAATATTTAGAGAAAGACGAGTTAGTAAAATTCCTTCAAACAGCAAAAAATACAGGATCATACAAAGATTATATTATTTTTAAAACTTTAGCTTATACAGGCATGAGGGCAGGAGAGTTATGCGCTTTGAAATGGAAAGATATTAACTTTGAATCTCAACAAATCAATATCACAAAAACTTACTACAATCCTACAAATAACACTAGAAAATATTATTTATTACCCCCTAAGACCAAAAGTGCAGTAAGGAAAATAGATGTAGAAATAGGTCTGTTAAGTGAAATAGATACTCACAGAAGGATTCAGAACAAAGTTAAGATGAAGCATAGGGATATTTATGATAATGAAGATTTTGTTTTTGCCAACTCAGACAAATATCCAGGATACCCAGAATATCCAAAAAACATAAGAGACCGAATGAAAAGAATCCTTAAACTTGCTTCACTCAATACAAACCTAACACCACATTCATTACGCCATACACACACATCTCTTTTAGCAGAAGCTGGGGTCAGTTTAGATATAATCATTGATCGTCTAGGACATAAAAGCGATGAAATAACAAAAAACATTTACTTACATGTAACAAAGCCTAAAAAGAAAGAAGCTTCTCAAAAATTTGATGAGTTAATGGGAAGTTTGTAA
- a CDS encoding NAD-dependent epimerase/dehydratase family protein, with the protein MKILIIGGTRFIGKHLVSEALARGHEVTLFNRGNQQHTFDEVEHLIGDRSHQLDVLKNRKWDAVIDTCGYVPRDVHYSTQVLADQTDYYTFISSISVYKDWIPEGIDENYAVQILSKEKAEGITRGISGFVPEYYGALKYMCEKEAENTLGNKLLTIRPGLIVGKYDYTERLPYWVNRVRQGKLPLN; encoded by the coding sequence ATGAAAATTTTGATTATCGGTGGTACTCGATTTATAGGCAAACACTTAGTTTCTGAAGCGTTAGCTAGAGGGCATGAGGTTACATTATTCAATCGAGGAAATCAACAACATACATTTGATGAAGTTGAGCATCTTATAGGTGATCGGAGCCATCAGTTAGATGTTTTAAAAAACCGAAAATGGGATGCTGTAATTGACACTTGTGGATATGTTCCTAGAGATGTTCATTATTCTACACAAGTTTTAGCAGATCAGACAGATTATTATACTTTTATTTCCAGTATTTCTGTATATAAAGATTGGATACCAGAAGGAATAGACGAAAACTATGCAGTTCAAATTTTATCTAAGGAAAAAGCAGAAGGAATTACTCGTGGCATTTCAGGTTTCGTACCTGAGTATTATGGTGCATTAAAATATATGTGTGAGAAAGAAGCTGAAAACACGCTTGGAAATAAGTTGTTAACGATTAGACCTGGTTTAATTGTTGGTAAATATGATTATACAGAGCGGTTACCTTATTGGGTGAATAGAGTACGCCAAGGTAAACTCCCTTTAAATTAA
- a CDS encoding ATP-dependent Clp protease proteolytic subunit — protein MSTIPYVVEQSKNGERSYDIYSRLLKDRIVMIGSEINDQLANSVVAQLLFLSADNSEKDIQMYINSPGGSVTAGMAIFDAMQHVKPDVSTMCMGLAASMGAFLLIGGEEGKRYALPNSEIMLHQPLGGTRGQASDIDIHAKHIIETRKRMNQIMSERSKVSVEEMYNLTDRDRFFFPEEAKKLGLIDHILVK, from the coding sequence ATGAGCACAATTCCATATGTTGTTGAGCAAAGCAAAAATGGAGAACGTTCTTATGATATATACTCAAGACTGTTGAAAGATCGTATCGTGATGATTGGCAGTGAGATTAACGATCAGCTTGCGAACTCTGTTGTAGCTCAATTGTTATTTTTGTCAGCAGATAACTCGGAAAAAGATATTCAAATGTATATTAACTCTCCCGGTGGTTCAGTTACAGCTGGCATGGCAATTTTTGATGCCATGCAACATGTAAAACCTGATGTTAGTACTATGTGTATGGGGTTAGCGGCATCTATGGGTGCATTTTTACTAATAGGAGGGGAAGAAGGGAAACGTTATGCACTTCCTAATAGTGAAATTATGCTTCACCAACCATTAGGGGGTACTCGTGGTCAGGCTTCAGATATTGATATCCATGCCAAACATATTATTGAAACTAGGAAAAGAATGAATCAAATCATGTCTGAGCGTTCTAAGGTTTCAGTGGAGGAAATGTATAACCTTACGGATCGTGACCGTTTCTTTTTTCCAGAGGAAGCAAAAAAACTGGGATTGATAGATCATATTCTTGTGAAATAA
- a CDS encoding helix-turn-helix domain-containing protein encodes MNLKQKPKKKLITDVDQILMLNHPFKMEILQHLIESRSSSEVAKLIGEPPQKVNYHMKKLEGVGLIKRSGHRNVRNLVEVLYETVAEQFVLSDDSTMNNELIQQMKDQGSLKYLYEMSEQMKQDTIKLMNVVDESDHVPSATLDFTIKLSNEEQRKQFIDDYVQMINKLASKYNTNENESNEVFQAMIALYPHIIEGDEQK; translated from the coding sequence ATGAATTTAAAACAGAAGCCAAAGAAGAAACTAATTACAGATGTAGATCAAATTTTAATGTTAAACCATCCATTTAAAATGGAAATTTTACAGCATTTAATTGAAAGTCGCTCATCAAGTGAAGTGGCCAAACTCATAGGAGAGCCTCCTCAAAAAGTGAATTATCACATGAAAAAGTTAGAAGGAGTAGGACTAATAAAAAGGTCTGGACACCGAAATGTACGAAATTTGGTGGAAGTATTGTATGAGACAGTTGCCGAGCAGTTTGTGTTATCAGATGATTCGACTATGAACAATGAGTTAATTCAGCAAATGAAGGATCAAGGTTCATTAAAGTATCTTTATGAAATGTCTGAACAAATGAAACAAGATACCATAAAATTAATGAATGTTGTAGATGAATCAGATCATGTACCAAGTGCAACGCTTGATTTTACAATAAAGCTTTCAAACGAAGAACAGAGAAAACAGTTTATAGATGACTATGTACAGATGATTAATAAATTAGCTTCTAAATATAACACAAATGAAAATGAATCTAATGAAGTATTTCAAGCGATGATTGCTTTATATCCTCACATTATAGAAGGAGATGAACAAAAATGA
- a CDS encoding ABC transporter permease, whose protein sequence is MTFSLKRVNAIIMKDYRDLLKNSYVIFTIALPIFYALLLNRIGDEDATFNLLPINLALVITGAFIQAAIVAEEKEKNTLRGLLLSPASTLEILIGKSVLSAIVTILVILICAKLSDFEIVSLSIFALIIFLNLITYLAVGTMLGLLSRTVMETSIIGMPFLMVFGMISMFKPLFNNEIILKAIEYLPGEQFTAAWVTITEGGQFGDIIRELIILTLWAVVAVVITFITYGKRRFDK, encoded by the coding sequence ATGACATTTTCATTAAAAAGAGTAAATGCTATTATTATGAAGGATTATAGAGATTTATTAAAAAATTCTTATGTAATATTTACTATTGCACTTCCAATATTTTATGCTTTGTTGTTAAACCGCATTGGAGATGAGGATGCAACATTCAATTTACTGCCTATTAATCTTGCGTTGGTTATTACAGGTGCTTTCATACAAGCTGCCATCGTCGCTGAAGAAAAAGAGAAAAATACATTACGAGGTTTATTATTGTCTCCCGCAAGTACATTGGAAATATTAATTGGAAAGAGTGTTTTATCAGCTATAGTGACGATATTGGTTATTTTGATCTGTGCTAAATTGAGCGATTTTGAAATTGTATCCCTTTCTATATTTGCACTAATAATCTTTTTAAACCTAATCACTTACCTTGCTGTAGGAACAATGTTAGGGTTACTATCAAGAACGGTAATGGAAACTTCAATTATTGGGATGCCATTTCTAATGGTGTTCGGAATGATATCCATGTTTAAACCGTTGTTTAATAATGAAATAATTTTAAAAGCGATTGAGTATTTACCAGGCGAGCAATTTACTGCAGCGTGGGTTACGATTACAGAAGGTGGTCAGTTTGGAGATATAATAAGGGAGTTGATTATACTAACGCTATGGGCAGTTGTTGCAGTTGTAATCACATTTATTACTTATGGCAAACGTCGTTTTGATAAATAG
- a CDS encoding ABC transporter ATP-binding protein encodes MNNIIEVKNLSKSFGNKMALKNVSFKVQKGETFGFLGPSGSGKTTTIKMLTSQLIQTTGEIKVFDQPLKKQKDPSFMKKIGILTDNSGLYERLTVYDNLLLYSQLYDVNKKQINKILEVVNLQNETKTQVKKLSKGMKQRITLARAMLHKPDLLFLDEPTSSLDPVNTKHIHDGLRQLNKQGTTIFLTTHDMMEAEQLCDRVAFLHQGEIKQLDTPRNLRIQYMDTSVTLLLKDNQSIVVNKDEKGAEAIYQYMKSGEVVSIHSNEPTLGEIFVQITGRELA; translated from the coding sequence ATGAATAACATTATAGAAGTCAAAAATTTAAGTAAATCATTTGGGAATAAAATGGCTTTAAAAAATGTATCATTTAAAGTGCAAAAAGGAGAAACATTTGGTTTTTTAGGTCCGAGTGGATCGGGAAAAACAACTACAATTAAAATGTTAACTTCACAGCTAATTCAAACAACAGGGGAAATCAAAGTTTTTGATCAACCATTGAAAAAACAAAAAGACCCTTCCTTTATGAAAAAAATTGGTATTTTAACAGATAATAGTGGGTTGTATGAACGCCTTACAGTTTATGATAATTTGTTGCTTTACTCACAGTTATATGATGTAAACAAAAAGCAAATCAATAAAATTTTAGAAGTAGTGAATTTACAAAATGAAACAAAAACACAAGTAAAAAAACTTTCAAAAGGAATGAAACAAAGAATTACATTAGCAAGAGCAATGCTTCACAAACCTGACCTTTTATTTTTAGATGAGCCTACTTCATCGTTAGACCCCGTAAATACAAAACATATTCATGATGGGTTAAGACAGTTAAATAAACAAGGCACCACCATCTTTTTGACAACACATGATATGATGGAAGCTGAACAGCTCTGTGATCGAGTTGCATTTTTACATCAAGGGGAAATAAAACAACTCGACACACCTCGAAATTTAAGAATACAATATATGGATACTTCCGTTACCTTGCTGCTGAAAGACAATCAAAGTATTGTTGTAAACAAGGATGAAAAAGGAGCAGAGGCTATATACCAATATATGAAATCTGGAGAGGTAGTTTCGATTCATTCAAACGAACCAACACTGGGAGAAATATTTGTGCAAATTACGGGGAGGGAATTAGCATGA